The Daucus carota subsp. sativus chromosome 7, DH1 v3.0, whole genome shotgun sequence genome window below encodes:
- the LOC108195843 gene encoding RNA-binding motif protein 25 isoform X1, producing MAEAEAAAAAPISPQKSQDNTIPQQPTSDNPNPQLDQPESSQIPNPNVNLPPPPLAPPAIQPYAPPSFRPAAPPVPLPMPPQFSPVPNSSFQPQNHGVQPPGVGPGPGPVSGGLVYQQPQQQMIRPGYMQMPNGYLPMPPPGIPRYPSVYPAMVRPIYPLRPVGMVGINPALMRPPVPGVRGPVITPVIRPGGIPSVTPAEKPQTTVYVGKIASTVDNDFILSILKLCGPVKSWKRPQDPTSGALKGYGFCEFDSAEGILRAIRLLSKLNVDGQQLMLNFNSATKEYLERYVGKKRENIKNSEEVGTEGVQEAEEVSATGSEKGGSSESTQLESKEEKITDQKDEDITKFGLVTNEDRVADREALEKLNGIIEERLKTHPLPPPPPPPLVATDGSVTSNTEVKDGSREENSDVDMVKSVDVAEEKTEEDVKIANRTPNDHDKLDTSTPDRNRKNDRSRDRDRDVTREKERELERNERDREQERAKKDRERQYKTREDERRYMVRVKDWESREKDKDRLRKQEREREEERAEERKYEIIDEEREGDDGYNKKRKHRSSGEDRKRRQREKEDDIADRLKEEEEIAEAKIRAEEVRKKQKQEQEENMRLLTASTTKKNEEAVLLTDEAIAESKEKVFDMFSNGDSEHENHMTERIALNGTGAEICANSVAAVDTQQNSNAQSRKLGFGLVASGKRTAVPSVFLKEEDEDAQKEKKMRPLVPIDYSNDELQAVQHDPSGGPAPNLAAAAEFAKRITGVSTKEEKPDPEKDRIRRSHDRDSHRNKHDSRKENDRDRERVSDKVKLPENRKLLDAKQLIDTIPKTKDELFSYEINWTVYDKNQLHERMRPWISKKITEFLGEEETSLVNYIVSTTQEHVNASEVLHRLQSILDDEAEMFVLKMWRMLIFEIKKVETGLAGRVKV from the exons ATGGCGGAGGCggaagcagcagcagcagctccAATCTCCCCTCAAAAATCCCAAGATAATACAATCCCCCAACAACCCACTTCAGATAATCCCAATCCCCAACTGGATCAACCCGAATCATCTCAAATCCCTAACCCTAATGTGAATCTCCCGCCGCCCCCACTCGCGCCGCCGGCGATTCAACCCTACGCGCCGCCATCTTTCCGGCCAGCTGCTCCGCCGGTTCCGTTGCCGATGCCGCCGCAGTTTTCTCCGGTGCCCAATTCGAGCTTTCAGCCTCAGAATCATGGGGTGCAGCCTCCGGGTGTTGGACCCGGACCCGGACCCGTATCCGGTGGGTTGGTCTATCAACAGCCTCAGCAGCAGATGATTAGGCCGGGGTATATGCAGATGCCTAATGGGTACTTGCCCATGCCTCCTCCTG GAATTCCTCGGTATCCCAGTGTGTACCCAGCAATGGTGAGGCCAATATATCCTCTGCGACCTGTGGGGATGGTTGGCATCAATCCAGCATTGATGCGCCCTCCTGTTCCCGGGGTACGTGGTCCAGTCATCACTCCTGTTATTAGACCAGGTGGGATTCCAAGTGTTACACCTGCAGAGAAACCGCAAACAACAGTTTATGTAGGCAAGATAGCATCAACAGTAGACAATGATTTCATCCTCTCTATCTTGAAA CTCTGTGGACCTGTTAAGAGCTGGAAACGTCCTCAAGATCCAACATCTGGGGCTCTAAAAGGCTATGGGTTTTGTGAGTTCGATTCTGCTGAGGGGATTCTTCGTGCAATAAGGCTGCTGAGCAAATTAAATGTAGATGGACAACAACTTATG ttaaattttaattcagcaACTAAAGAATACCTGGAGCGTTATGTCGGAAAGAAAagggaaaatattaaaaactctGAAGAAGTTGGGACTGAGGGGGTTCAAGAGGCTGAGGAAGTAAGTGCAACAGGTAGTGAGAAAGGTGGCTCTTCAGAATCTACCCAATTGGAGTCTAAAGAAGAGAAGATTACTGACCaaaaagatgaagacatcactAAATTTGGTCTTGTTACCAATGAAGATAGGGTAGCTGATCGAGAGGCTTTGGAGAAACTAAATGGCATAATAGAAGAAAGGTTGAAGACACATCCATTGCCACCACCACCCCCACCCCCACTAGTGGCTACTGACGGTTCTGTTACTTCAAATACAGAAGTCAAGGACGGGTCGAGGGAAGAGAACTCAGATGTGGATATGGTGAAAAGTG TGGATGTAGCAGAAGAGAAAACTGAGGAGGATGTGAAAATTGCAAACAGAACTCCTAATGATCATGATAAACTGGATACAAGCACGCCTGACAGGAACAGAAAAAATGATAGGAGTAGAGATCGAGACCGTGATGTTACAAGGGAAAAGGAAAGGGAACTTGAGAGGAACGAGAGAGACAGAGAGCAAGAAAGAGCTAAAAAAGACAGAGAAAGACAATACAAGACTCGAGAGGATGAGCGTCGATATATGGTTCGTGTCAAGGATTGGGAATCTCGAGAAAAAGATAAGGATCGTTTACGAAAGcaggagagagaaagagaagaaGAAAGGGCGGAGGAGCGGAAATATGAAATTATAGATGAAGAGCGTGAAGGTGATGATGGTTATAACAAGAAGCGGAAACACAGAAGCAGTGGGGAGGACAGGAAAAGGAGGCAAAGAGAGAAGGAAGATGACATTGCAGACAGGTtaaaagaagaggaagaaatTGCAGAGGCCAAGATCAGGGCCGAAGAAGTTCGGAAGAAGCAGAAACAAGAGCAAGAAGAGAATATGAGGCTTTTGACTGCTTCCACCaccaaaaagaatgaagaagCTGTTTTACTGACTGATGAAGCCATTGCTGAAAGCAAAGAAAAAGTCTTTGACATGTTTTCCAACGGTGATTCAGAGCATGAAAACCATATGA CTGAACGGATCGCACTTAACGGCACTGGCGCTGAAATATGTGCAAATTCTGTTGCTGCAGTAGATACACAGCAGAACAGTAATGCACAAAGTAGAAAGTTGGGCTTTGGTCTTGTAGCATCTGGAAAACGAACTGCAGTTCCTTCCGTTTTTTTGAAGGAGGAAGATGAGGATGCACAGAAGGAGAAAAAGATGCGGCCTCTGGTTCCCATTGACTACTCAAATGATGAACTCCAGGCAGTCCAACATGATCCTTCTGGGGGACCGGCTCCAAATTTGGCGGCGGCAGCCGAATTTGCAAAGCGTATTACAGGTGTTAGCACCAAAGAAGAGAAACCTGACCCTGAGAAAGATAGAATTAGACGTTCACATGATCGTGACAGTCATCGCAATAAACACGACAGCAGAAAGGAGAATGACAGGGACCGGGAACGTGTATCGGATAAAGTAAAATTACCAGAAAACCGGAAGCTGTTGGATGCCAAGCAATTGATTGATACAATTCCTAAGACAAAAGATGAATTGTTCTCATATGAGATAAATTGGACCGTTTATGATAAG
- the LOC108195843 gene encoding RNA-binding motif protein 25 isoform X2: MAEAEAAAAAPISPQKSQDNTIPQQPTSDNPNPQLDQPESSQIPNPNVNLPPPPLAPPAIQPYAPPSFRPAAPPVPLPMPPQFSPVPNSSFQPQNHGVQPPGVGPGPGPVSGGLVYQQPQQQMIRPGYMQMPNGYLPMPPPGIPRYPSVYPAMVRPIYPLRPVGMVGINPALMRPPVPGVRGPVITPVIRPGGIPSVTPAEKPQTTVYVGKIASTVDNDFILSILKLCGPVKSWKRPQDPTSGALKGYGFCEFDSAEGILRAIRLLSKLNVDGQQLMLNFNSATKEYLERYVGKKRENIKNSEEVGTEGVQEAEEVSATGSEKGGSSESTQLESKEEKITDQKDEDITKFGLVTNEDRVADREALEKLNGIIEERLKTHPLPPPPPPPLVATDGSVTSNTEVKDGSREENSDVDMVKSVDVAEEKTEEDVKIANRTPNDHDKLDTSTPDRNRKNDRSRDRDRDVTREKERELERNERDREQERAKKDRERQYKTREDERRYMVRVKDWESREKDKDRLRKQEREREEERAEERKYEIIDEEREGDDGYNKKRKHRSSGEDRKRRQREKEDDIADRLKEEEEIAEAKIRAEEVRKKQKQEQEENMRLLTASTTKKNEEAVLLTDEAIAESKEKVFDMFSNGDSEHENHMIDTQQNSNAQSRKLGFGLVASGKRTAVPSVFLKEEDEDAQKEKKMRPLVPIDYSNDELQAVQHDPSGGPAPNLAAAAEFAKRITGVSTKEEKPDPEKDRIRRSHDRDSHRNKHDSRKENDRDRERVSDKVKLPENRKLLDAKQLIDTIPKTKDELFSYEINWTVYDKNQLHERMRPWISKKITEFLGEEETSLVNYIVSTTQEHVNASEVLHRLQSILDDEAEMFVLKMWRMLIFEIKKVETGLAGRVKV; the protein is encoded by the exons ATGGCGGAGGCggaagcagcagcagcagctccAATCTCCCCTCAAAAATCCCAAGATAATACAATCCCCCAACAACCCACTTCAGATAATCCCAATCCCCAACTGGATCAACCCGAATCATCTCAAATCCCTAACCCTAATGTGAATCTCCCGCCGCCCCCACTCGCGCCGCCGGCGATTCAACCCTACGCGCCGCCATCTTTCCGGCCAGCTGCTCCGCCGGTTCCGTTGCCGATGCCGCCGCAGTTTTCTCCGGTGCCCAATTCGAGCTTTCAGCCTCAGAATCATGGGGTGCAGCCTCCGGGTGTTGGACCCGGACCCGGACCCGTATCCGGTGGGTTGGTCTATCAACAGCCTCAGCAGCAGATGATTAGGCCGGGGTATATGCAGATGCCTAATGGGTACTTGCCCATGCCTCCTCCTG GAATTCCTCGGTATCCCAGTGTGTACCCAGCAATGGTGAGGCCAATATATCCTCTGCGACCTGTGGGGATGGTTGGCATCAATCCAGCATTGATGCGCCCTCCTGTTCCCGGGGTACGTGGTCCAGTCATCACTCCTGTTATTAGACCAGGTGGGATTCCAAGTGTTACACCTGCAGAGAAACCGCAAACAACAGTTTATGTAGGCAAGATAGCATCAACAGTAGACAATGATTTCATCCTCTCTATCTTGAAA CTCTGTGGACCTGTTAAGAGCTGGAAACGTCCTCAAGATCCAACATCTGGGGCTCTAAAAGGCTATGGGTTTTGTGAGTTCGATTCTGCTGAGGGGATTCTTCGTGCAATAAGGCTGCTGAGCAAATTAAATGTAGATGGACAACAACTTATG ttaaattttaattcagcaACTAAAGAATACCTGGAGCGTTATGTCGGAAAGAAAagggaaaatattaaaaactctGAAGAAGTTGGGACTGAGGGGGTTCAAGAGGCTGAGGAAGTAAGTGCAACAGGTAGTGAGAAAGGTGGCTCTTCAGAATCTACCCAATTGGAGTCTAAAGAAGAGAAGATTACTGACCaaaaagatgaagacatcactAAATTTGGTCTTGTTACCAATGAAGATAGGGTAGCTGATCGAGAGGCTTTGGAGAAACTAAATGGCATAATAGAAGAAAGGTTGAAGACACATCCATTGCCACCACCACCCCCACCCCCACTAGTGGCTACTGACGGTTCTGTTACTTCAAATACAGAAGTCAAGGACGGGTCGAGGGAAGAGAACTCAGATGTGGATATGGTGAAAAGTG TGGATGTAGCAGAAGAGAAAACTGAGGAGGATGTGAAAATTGCAAACAGAACTCCTAATGATCATGATAAACTGGATACAAGCACGCCTGACAGGAACAGAAAAAATGATAGGAGTAGAGATCGAGACCGTGATGTTACAAGGGAAAAGGAAAGGGAACTTGAGAGGAACGAGAGAGACAGAGAGCAAGAAAGAGCTAAAAAAGACAGAGAAAGACAATACAAGACTCGAGAGGATGAGCGTCGATATATGGTTCGTGTCAAGGATTGGGAATCTCGAGAAAAAGATAAGGATCGTTTACGAAAGcaggagagagaaagagaagaaGAAAGGGCGGAGGAGCGGAAATATGAAATTATAGATGAAGAGCGTGAAGGTGATGATGGTTATAACAAGAAGCGGAAACACAGAAGCAGTGGGGAGGACAGGAAAAGGAGGCAAAGAGAGAAGGAAGATGACATTGCAGACAGGTtaaaagaagaggaagaaatTGCAGAGGCCAAGATCAGGGCCGAAGAAGTTCGGAAGAAGCAGAAACAAGAGCAAGAAGAGAATATGAGGCTTTTGACTGCTTCCACCaccaaaaagaatgaagaagCTGTTTTACTGACTGATGAAGCCATTGCTGAAAGCAAAGAAAAAGTCTTTGACATGTTTTCCAACGGTGATTCAGAGCATGAAAACCATATGA TAGATACACAGCAGAACAGTAATGCACAAAGTAGAAAGTTGGGCTTTGGTCTTGTAGCATCTGGAAAACGAACTGCAGTTCCTTCCGTTTTTTTGAAGGAGGAAGATGAGGATGCACAGAAGGAGAAAAAGATGCGGCCTCTGGTTCCCATTGACTACTCAAATGATGAACTCCAGGCAGTCCAACATGATCCTTCTGGGGGACCGGCTCCAAATTTGGCGGCGGCAGCCGAATTTGCAAAGCGTATTACAGGTGTTAGCACCAAAGAAGAGAAACCTGACCCTGAGAAAGATAGAATTAGACGTTCACATGATCGTGACAGTCATCGCAATAAACACGACAGCAGAAAGGAGAATGACAGGGACCGGGAACGTGTATCGGATAAAGTAAAATTACCAGAAAACCGGAAGCTGTTGGATGCCAAGCAATTGATTGATACAATTCCTAAGACAAAAGATGAATTGTTCTCATATGAGATAAATTGGACCGTTTATGATAAG